agtataaaaattataaaagtgtatcaattaataaaaatagatttgaagctgttgtcaaatttgaccGCAACTCTCTCTGCTGCCTTTTCATGTCACGTCACATAGGAATTGGCATTTCGTTTGGAAAACATTAgcaatgtcttttttttttaccgttattgCTGATGTAGactttttgacatctcctttgaaaatgctctaaatttcgtttttttttttgtaagtaagaattaatttataattattatatgcAAAATCTAAACCGTTGATGTTTCGGGCCACTCAGCGGTATggaacatgaaaaaaaaaattggtatgcATATACGATATTTCTTCGAATATAATTCATACCAGGCAAAGGAAACGATGGGTGTTTGGGCGGCTCCATTTTaccaaaacaaatacaaatacaaacagCATATGGTGCAAGACAGAAAATTCCATCACTGAAACATAACTTTCGACATTATATGCCTTACTCGGTACAACATTCAAATCCAACACAAAAGCGTTTTTACAAAACCCATCTCGTGTACAAGGACCCCTCCCACATTCCATACATCCATGTTTCAAATCTAAATTGACTGAGCAACAATAAATCGTTCAAATTAAGCCACAAACATAACGAGTTTACACAAACTGAGAAACCACGACCATGGCACGATTCATCAAGCACCaacctcctcttcctcctcttcgtACTCCTCCACTTCGATAGTTGCATCCTGGTATTGCTGGTACTCGGCAACCAGATCATTCATGTTACTCTCAGCCTCGGTGAACTCCATCTCATCCATTCCCTCTCCCGTGTACCAATGCAAGAAAGCCTTTCGCCTGAACATAGCTGTGAACTGCTCGCTAACTCTCCTGAACATTTCCTGAATTGAAGTCGAATTCCCAATGAAAGTGGATGCCATTTGCAGACCCTTGGGTGGGATGTCACACACGCTGGACTTAACATTATTGGGAATCCACTCGACAAAGTATGAGGAGTTCTTGTTCTGGACATTAATCATCTGTTCATCAACTTCTTTGGTGCTCATCTTACCACGGAACACAGCAGACGCAGTAAGGTAACGTCCATGGCGTGGATCAGCAGCACACATCATGTTTTTGGCATCCCACATCTGCTGGGTCAATTCGGGCACAGACAGAGAACGGTACTGCTGTGATCCTCTTGAAGTTAGGGGTGCAAACCCAACCATAAAGAAGTGCAGCCGTGGGAAAGGGATAAGGTTAACAGCAAGCTTGCGTAGGTCAGAGTTCAACTGTCCAGGGAACCGAAGACAACATGTGACACCGCTCATGGTAGCAGAGATGAGGTGATTAAGATCACCAACTGCATTAGCCGTGCAAAGAAATATGTTAAGATATCACATGACAttcattctaaaaatctcataaGAATTCACATGAACACACACAAATGCGTCTTATATCATGTCATTATAAGATGCCAGTCTGTGATTTAACAGAATCTTTTTTACTTTAAGAtacaatcaaacaaaaaaagatcATTATATAACTCTACAATCACTGTCACTTGTCAGCCGCCATATATCTAAGATTTGGACTTACAAGTAGGGTTGGATAGCTTGAGGGTGCGGAAGCAGATATCATACAGAGCCTCATTGTCCAAAACCATACATTCATCAGCATTTTCGACAAGCTGATGGACGGAAAGGGTGGCATTGTATGGCTCCACAACCGTGTCAGACACCTTTGGGGATGGGAAGACAGAAAATGTCAACATCATTCGATCCGGGTACTCCTCCCTGATCTTGGAAATAAGAAGAGTTCCCATGCCAGAGCCGGTGCCACCACCCAAAGAATGACATACTTGGAATCCTGTTCAAAACACATGGCCAACATTACAAAGATGAATCATTTCATTCCCACCAATCAGCCATTCAAATTATAAACTCAGGGAACACTTGATATCAATCAAAACCGCTCTTGTTCATTCCTTCTACGTTATGCTTAACTGCACTTGTGACCAAATATTTGTGACATATCGATCAGATGTCAACGACATGTCCACATTTAAATAAAATGCGATTAACTAGAAAAacttatttgacaaaaaattagcCATAATTTGAGAGATAGGAAACAGAACAAGACATTCAATCAAGCCAACCCAAATAAGACATGATTATGCACCACAATATCATATCCAATCCAATCATATTGACAACAATCAACGAATTAACAAACACAATTGAGATTCAATTTCAAACCAAAAGCACGATCAAATcagataaacaaaacaaacccaaaaaacaatttcaacccaaaatcttggttttcaattttcaccaTACCCTGCAAGCAATCGCAATTCTCAGCCTCTTTTCGCACCACATCGAGCACGGAATCGATAAGCTCGGCGCCCTCCGTATAATGCCCTTTAGCCCAATTGTTCCCGGCCCCAGACTGCCCGAACACGAAGTTATCGGGTCTGAAAATCTGCCCGAACGGGCCGGATCTGAGAGCGTCCATCGTCCCAGGCTCCAGATCCATAAGAACCGCACGTGGTACGTACCTTCCGCCGGTGGCCTCGTTGTAATAGACATTGATTCGCTCGAGCTGGAGCTCGGAGTCGCCGTTGTACCTTCCGGTGCCGTCGATGCCGTGCTCGTCGCAGATCACTTCCCAGAACTTGGCGCCGATCTGGTTGCCGCACTGGCCTCCCTGGATGTGGAGGATTTCTCTCATCCTTGGGGGTTCGAGACCTGTTTGGTTGCCGGGAAAATGGGAGGGGAAAGCGAGGGAAAATGTTACCGTGATAGGTTTTGGTTTTGCCGCGATTGGATGGAGAGGAACAGGTAGTGGAGAAAATGGCTTCGGGAATTGTATATTTTAAAGGGTGGGTCCGGTGAAATTTGGGGAATGTGTAGGGGTATTTTGGGGAATCAAATTTGGATTATTATTGGCAATGTTTTTGTGGGTTTCGGgatttttctaattttggggGCGTAGTGTTGTCACAGTTTGTCCTAAAACTACCTGAGACACCAAAACCAGGATGGTTTGTGGGTGTGAAATTTGGCCATTGTTTTGGAGAGGAGAGAAATGTTAAAGGAGATTATTTCAAAACTGGGATTTTCTTAATAACAGGTATATCTGtcactttatattttttacataatgTTTCATAAAATTGGCATGAGAATTGGCGTTAAACTATGAGGTGGTGGAAAGTCcatgaaaaatcttattttaagaGAGTATTTTTAGCATTTCTctgttataaattatttttggaGCCACATAATCCCACATTTGTGGCCAGACTGGCAATCGGGTTGTGTTCGGGTTAGTTATTTATAGGTGTGTCATGTTCATGTTGATATACGATTGATTAGCAAGCACATTgattgaaaaataatatataaagcAATAACTagtagagaattgttattgaaagttcaaaatttaattgtgcactttctatattttgaaaaaaaaaatttatgagaattgcacaaataaaattttaaagtgttaataatAATTCTTTAACTAATATTATACTTAACAAAATGAgataattataatttatttagtgTTAAAATTATGTGAACAATACTGTTCATCTGTACGTACCCattaaattttatattcatGCAAATTTCGAATTGCAATAAATGTGTGATGATCGAAATTGTCACCTGATTTTGTCACTTGTACCAAACCACAAATCTCCAACAATTTCCATCCTAGTGAGATCTAGGGTCAAGCTAACCTTCCATTACAACCCCCATGCACTTTCAGAAGCAATTCCACCTCCTAAATGACACTTCAAATTAGGATATtttggaataaaaaaataaaaaaatttgggcaaaacaatagatttgttAAATTATGGAACCACGTTATGATGTAAGGACAACATTCATCGTAGAGGGTCACTTGTGGATATTTTGGATCTTTGATAGTTTATGGTGGATGGgaaattttagtttattttataatttatattaaaaaattatttatgagATTTTTTTGTGAGAATTATTAGAGAGTGCCCACCACTGAGCGGTGTTTCTTTTGCTTTGAGGAAAACAAAGATGGACAAAAGCCAAGAAGGATAAGATATGTCCTACTATTTTGGGTGATCTACTTTTATGGTTTCTGATGGCCACCCAAAATCTACTATAGTTTGTGCTTTAAATATATACAAAATCTTATCCTTAAAACCTAACtctataaaaaagaaataaagcatatattattcttaatcaaatctCTAATCCCACACCATTCATTCCCAGCCCCCAAATGGGAGGGATAACAGTGGcttactgtgacatcccacatcgtccaagggagtgatctttaaatgtacattcttatccctacctagca
This genomic stretch from Pyrus communis chromosome 2, drPyrComm1.1, whole genome shotgun sequence harbors:
- the LOC137724438 gene encoding tubulin beta-3 chain gives rise to the protein MREILHIQGGQCGNQIGAKFWEVICDEHGIDGTGRYNGDSELQLERINVYYNEATGGRYVPRAVLMDLEPGTMDALRSGPFGQIFRPDNFVFGQSGAGNNWAKGHYTEGAELIDSVLDVVRKEAENCDCLQGFQVCHSLGGGTGSGMGTLLISKIREEYPDRMMLTFSVFPSPKVSDTVVEPYNATLSVHQLVENADECMVLDNEALYDICFRTLKLSNPTFGDLNHLISATMSGVTCCLRFPGQLNSDLRKLAVNLIPFPRLHFFMVGFAPLTSRGSQQYRSLSVPELTQQMWDAKNMMCAADPRHGRYLTASAVFRGKMSTKEVDEQMINVQNKNSSYFVEWIPNNVKSSVCDIPPKGLQMASTFIGNSTSIQEMFRRVSEQFTAMFRRKAFLHWYTGEGMDEMEFTEAESNMNDLVAEYQQYQDATIEVEEYEEEEEEVGA